In the Elioraea tepida genome, one interval contains:
- the dksA gene encoding RNA polymerase-binding protein DksA, translated as MVTLPPDYRPSEAEEFMNPLQLEYFRRKLLAWRAELLKEADETLASLQAGGMQEPDLTDRASLETDRALELRTRDRARKLIAKIDQALERIENGTYGYCEETGEPISLRRLEARPIATLSIEAQERHERMERTHRDD; from the coding sequence ATCGTGACGCTGCCGCCTGACTATCGGCCCTCCGAGGCCGAAGAGTTCATGAACCCGCTGCAGCTCGAGTATTTCCGTCGCAAACTGCTCGCGTGGCGGGCCGAGCTTCTGAAGGAGGCCGACGAGACCCTCGCAAGCCTCCAGGCTGGCGGGATGCAGGAACCCGACCTGACCGATCGTGCCTCGCTCGAGACCGACCGGGCCCTCGAACTCCGCACCCGTGACCGGGCGCGCAAACTGATCGCGAAGATCGACCAGGCGCTGGAGCGGATCGAGAACGGAACCTACGGCTACTGCGAGGAGACGGGCGAGCCGATCAGCCTCCGGCGACTCGAAGCGAGACCGATCGCGACCCTCTCGATCGAGGCCCAGGAGCGCCACGAGCGGATGGAGCGCACCCACCGCGACGATTGA
- a CDS encoding flagellar assembly protein FliX has product MKITGYGPITTPGRATRPGAAQGRFRLPGNGAAGAASEARDAGAAEGVSIAASLIALQETMLAAERDREARARADRMLEELAELQRGILGGRLSAARLRELAALADQPAVAVDGRLAEIVGAITLRARVELARLELAAAGGVANGG; this is encoded by the coding sequence ATGAAGATCACGGGCTATGGGCCGATCACGACCCCTGGCCGCGCGACGAGGCCAGGGGCCGCGCAGGGGCGTTTCCGCCTGCCGGGCAACGGCGCCGCCGGGGCCGCGTCCGAGGCGAGAGACGCCGGCGCGGCCGAGGGGGTCTCGATCGCCGCGTCGCTGATCGCGCTTCAGGAGACGATGCTCGCCGCCGAGCGCGATCGCGAGGCGCGCGCCCGCGCCGATCGGATGCTCGAGGAGCTCGCCGAACTCCAGCGCGGCATCCTGGGCGGGCGGCTTTCTGCCGCACGGCTTCGGGAGCTCGCCGCGCTCGCCGACCAGCCGGCGGTTGCGGTTGACGGGCGGCTCGCCGAGATCGTCGGCGCGATCACGCTCCGAGCGCGCGTGGAGCTCGCACGCCTCGAGCTCGCGGCCGCGGGTGGGGTGGCGAACGGAGGCTGA
- a CDS encoding flagellar basal body P-ring protein FlgI encodes MLRLAVMLVAIALSAAPADAQVRIKDIADVEGVRENQLVGYGLVVGLNGTGDRLAAAPFTRQSLIGMLERLGVNVRDQETRLDTKNVAAVMVTATLPGFARTGTRIDVHVAAMGDATNLTGGTLLVTPLLGADGEVYAVAQGQIATGAIAARGAAQSITRGVPTAGRIVSGATIEREVPFAFGRTSSLRLSLRNPDFTTARRVAEAINRFAREPVAAAIDPATVTVNISAGRAAQDPVGFITEIEQLRITPDQTARVIIDEANGIIVMGANVRVSTVAIAQGNLTIRITETPQVSQPNPFGQGETVVVPRTEIEVQENQNRRLGIVPANVTLEDLVRSLNALGVGPRDMIQILQAIKAAGALQAELEIM; translated from the coding sequence ATGCTGCGCCTTGCCGTGATGCTCGTCGCGATCGCCCTCTCCGCCGCGCCGGCCGACGCGCAGGTGCGCATCAAGGACATCGCCGATGTCGAAGGCGTGCGCGAGAACCAGCTCGTCGGCTACGGCCTCGTCGTCGGCCTCAACGGCACGGGCGACCGGCTGGCCGCCGCCCCGTTCACCCGCCAGAGCCTGATCGGCATGCTCGAGCGCCTCGGCGTCAACGTGCGCGACCAGGAGACACGCCTCGACACGAAGAACGTCGCCGCGGTGATGGTCACCGCAACCCTTCCCGGCTTCGCCCGAACCGGGACGCGGATCGACGTCCATGTCGCGGCGATGGGGGATGCGACCAACCTCACCGGCGGCACCCTGTTGGTGACACCCCTGCTTGGCGCCGACGGCGAGGTCTACGCGGTCGCCCAGGGCCAGATCGCGACCGGAGCGATCGCCGCGCGCGGCGCCGCCCAGAGCATCACCCGAGGCGTGCCGACCGCGGGGCGGATCGTCTCGGGCGCGACGATCGAACGCGAGGTGCCGTTCGCCTTCGGCAGGACCTCCTCGCTCCGGCTCAGCCTGCGCAACCCCGACTTCACCACCGCCCGCCGCGTCGCCGAGGCGATCAACCGCTTCGCTCGCGAGCCTGTCGCGGCGGCGATCGATCCGGCGACCGTCACGGTCAACATCAGCGCCGGGCGTGCGGCGCAGGACCCGGTGGGCTTCATCACCGAGATCGAGCAGCTCCGGATCACGCCCGACCAGACCGCCCGCGTGATCATCGACGAGGCGAACGGAATCATCGTGATGGGCGCGAATGTGCGGGTGAGCACGGTGGCGATCGCCCAGGGCAACCTGACGATCCGGATCACCGAAACGCCGCAGGTGAGCCAGCCCAACCCCTTCGGCCAGGGCGAGACGGTGGTCGTGCCGCGCACCGAGATCGAGGTGCAGGAGAACCAGAACCGGCGGCTCGGCATCGTTCCGGCGAACGTGACGCTAGAGGACCTCGTGCGCAGCCTCAACGCGCTCGGCGTCGGCCCGCGCGACATGATCCAGATCCTGCAGGCGATCAAGGCGGCCGGAGCGCTGCAGGCCGAGTTGGAGATCATGTAA
- a CDS encoding rod-binding protein translates to MEPRATTAADLALRPVPELRRAGSDVASLRKAAQDFEAMALGALFQPMFEGIAKGRGFGGGGRGEAAWAPLLVNEYARIAAANGGLGIGEAVFRQLLAAQERAGAGTNAATGAGG, encoded by the coding sequence ATGGAGCCTCGCGCCACCACGGCTGCCGATCTCGCCCTGCGGCCTGTGCCCGAGCTCCGCCGCGCGGGCAGCGACGTCGCGAGCCTGCGCAAGGCGGCGCAGGATTTCGAGGCGATGGCGCTCGGCGCCCTGTTCCAGCCGATGTTCGAGGGCATCGCCAAGGGCCGCGGCTTCGGCGGCGGCGGCAGGGGCGAAGCGGCGTGGGCGCCGCTTCTCGTCAACGAATATGCGCGGATCGCGGCGGCCAATGGCGGCCTCGGCATCGGCGAGGCGGTGTTCCGCCAGCTGCTCGCCGCCCAGGAGCGCGCCGGAGCCGGCACGAATGCGGCGACCGGCGCGGGAGGATGA
- a CDS encoding permease, whose amino-acid sequence MRPRPTERAPAGATRSSLLVVGTLTAASGLATWAIKGGEGVAEALAVAWGLLLTLLPVLGAALLLAGFVQAGVAKETIARWLGAESGLRGLLIATLAGAATPGGPMAAFPLVFALAAGGADRGALIAYVTAWSLNGLQRILVWEIPILGPEFAALRFVASLPLPILAGLMARRLPGSIA is encoded by the coding sequence ATGCGACCCCGACCGACAGAGCGGGCGCCGGCCGGCGCCACCCGATCAAGCCTCCTGGTCGTCGGGACCCTCACCGCCGCGAGCGGCCTCGCAACCTGGGCGATCAAGGGAGGCGAGGGTGTGGCGGAGGCGCTCGCCGTCGCGTGGGGCCTGCTCCTCACCCTTCTTCCGGTGCTCGGCGCTGCCCTTCTGCTCGCTGGCTTCGTCCAGGCGGGCGTGGCGAAGGAGACGATCGCGCGCTGGCTTGGTGCAGAGAGCGGGCTGCGGGGCCTTCTCATCGCCACCCTTGCCGGCGCGGCAACGCCAGGCGGGCCGATGGCCGCCTTCCCCCTCGTGTTTGCGCTCGCCGCCGGAGGGGCGGACCGCGGTGCCCTGATCGCCTACGTCACCGCCTGGTCGCTCAACGGGCTGCAGCGCATCCTCGTCTGGGAAATCCCGATCCTCGGGCCCGAGTTCGCCGCCCTCCGCTTCGTCGCCTCCCTGCCTCTGCCGATCCTCGCGGGCCTGATGGCGCGCCGGCTGCCGGGCTCGATCGCGTGA
- a CDS encoding RibD family protein, whose product MERGREEAGAEAMWRALRARRCGGDAPLPEPSGEAAATLAALLGPLTGPPVAPDGVWVTAHLAQSLDGRIATRSGVSQWISDREDILHTHRLRALHQAIVVGAATVAADDPLLTTRLVSGESPVRVVLDRDRRLDKGRRVFSGGPPTLLVCAADMPGPDRHGEAEVMRLPRDPSGGLDLAMLLRRLRLRGITHVFVEGGGVTVGRFLAAGLIDRLHIAVAPLLLGSGLPALVLPEAARPEEGLRAPALTYRLGADTLFDLAIGRARPACAP is encoded by the coding sequence ATGGAACGGGGTCGAGAGGAGGCAGGCGCCGAGGCGATGTGGCGTGCCCTGCGCGCGCGGCGCTGCGGCGGCGACGCCCCTCTGCCCGAGCCGTCCGGCGAGGCGGCCGCCACGCTTGCCGCTTTGCTCGGGCCGCTCACCGGCCCGCCGGTCGCGCCTGACGGTGTGTGGGTGACAGCCCATCTCGCGCAGAGCCTCGACGGGCGGATCGCCACACGCTCTGGCGTCTCGCAGTGGATCAGCGACCGCGAGGACATCCTCCACACCCACCGGCTGCGTGCCCTGCACCAGGCGATCGTTGTCGGTGCCGCCACCGTCGCGGCCGATGATCCGCTTCTGACCACGCGCCTTGTTTCCGGCGAGAGCCCGGTGCGTGTCGTGCTCGATCGCGACCGTCGCCTTGATAAGGGACGGCGCGTGTTCTCCGGTGGCCCGCCCACCCTTCTCGTCTGCGCGGCCGACATGCCTGGACCCGATCGGCACGGCGAGGCGGAAGTGATGCGCCTGCCGCGCGACCCCTCGGGAGGGCTCGATCTCGCCATGCTTCTGCGGCGGCTACGCCTGCGCGGCATCACGCATGTGTTCGTCGAGGGAGGCGGCGTCACCGTGGGCCGCTTCCTCGCCGCCGGGCTGATCGACCGGTTGCACATCGCCGTCGCACCGCTTCTGCTCGGGTCGGGGCTGCCCGCCCTTGTGCTTCCAGAAGCGGCGCGGCCAGAGGAGGGATTGCGCGCGCCGGCGCTGACCTATCGTCTCGGCGCCGATACGCTGTTCGATCTCGCGATCGGCCGCGCGCGGCCAGCCTGCGCGCCATGA
- a CDS encoding zinc-dependent alcohol dehydrogenase, translating into MRQARAFWVVAPGRGEIRAETLRAPAPGEALVETLASGISRGTESLVFSGRVPASQHAAMRCPLQEGAFTFPVKYGYSAVGIVRDGPEALIGRRVFCLAPHQTRFLAPAAMLAPVPEAVPTRRAVLAANMETALNISWDAAALPGERVLVVGAGVVGLLAAHLLARIPGVSLTVIDRDGGKRKVAEALGLAFATPEESPGEADLVVHASGTPEGLRFALAHAAVEARIVEASWFGDREVALPLGEAFHSRRLRLVSSQVGEVGGAMRGRRSRAERLALALSLLDDPRLDCLLDGPSAFDDLPATMARLAASPGVLCHVVLHHPDA; encoded by the coding sequence ATGAGGCAGGCGCGTGCCTTCTGGGTGGTGGCGCCCGGGCGCGGCGAGATACGCGCCGAGACGCTGCGCGCCCCGGCACCCGGCGAGGCTCTGGTCGAGACGCTCGCAAGCGGCATCTCGCGCGGCACGGAAAGCCTCGTCTTCTCCGGGCGGGTTCCTGCGAGCCAGCATGCGGCGATGCGCTGCCCGCTTCAGGAGGGCGCGTTCACCTTCCCCGTGAAATACGGCTACAGCGCCGTCGGCATCGTCAGGGACGGGCCCGAGGCCCTGATCGGGCGGCGTGTGTTCTGCCTCGCGCCGCACCAGACGCGGTTCCTCGCGCCCGCCGCCATGCTCGCCCCGGTGCCTGAGGCCGTGCCGACGCGCCGCGCCGTGCTCGCGGCCAACATGGAGACGGCGCTCAACATCTCCTGGGATGCCGCCGCCCTGCCGGGAGAGCGCGTGCTCGTGGTCGGGGCGGGCGTGGTCGGCCTGCTTGCCGCGCATCTGCTCGCGCGAATCCCCGGCGTGTCCCTCACGGTGATCGACCGCGATGGCGGCAAGCGGAAGGTTGCGGAGGCGCTCGGCCTTGCCTTCGCCACGCCGGAGGAGTCGCCCGGCGAGGCGGATCTCGTTGTGCATGCCTCCGGCACGCCGGAGGGGCTGCGCTTCGCTCTCGCCCACGCTGCCGTCGAGGCGCGGATCGTCGAAGCCTCCTGGTTCGGTGACCGAGAGGTGGCGCTTCCGCTCGGCGAGGCCTTCCACAGCCGCCGCCTGCGCCTCGTCTCCTCGCAGGTCGGCGAGGTCGGGGGAGCGATGCGCGGGCGAAGGAGCCGTGCCGAGCGCCTCGCCCTCGCCCTCTCCCTGCTCGACGATCCGCGTCTTGATTGCCTCCTCGACGGCCCTTCAGCCTTCGACGATCTTCCCGCCACCATGGCTCGGCTTGCCGCGAGCCCTGGCGTTCTCTGCCATGTCGTGCTCCACCACCCCGATGCGTGA
- a CDS encoding 6-pyruvoyl trahydropterin synthase family protein — protein sequence MFSLTVCDHVMIAHSFKGEVFGPAQKLHGATYAVEAEFRVPSLDEHGLVVDIGLARAELRRALDSFDYENLDVLPQFAGRNTTTEFMAAHVHGLLAAALREGRLGESGKRITGLKVVLRESPVAWAAFEGPVG from the coding sequence GTGTTCAGCCTGACCGTCTGCGACCACGTGATGATCGCCCATTCCTTCAAGGGCGAGGTGTTCGGCCCGGCGCAGAAGCTTCATGGCGCGACCTACGCCGTCGAGGCCGAGTTCCGCGTGCCCTCGCTCGACGAGCACGGTCTCGTGGTCGACATCGGGCTCGCGCGCGCCGAACTGCGCCGCGCGCTCGACAGTTTCGACTACGAGAATCTCGACGTTCTGCCGCAATTCGCGGGGCGGAACACCACCACCGAGTTCATGGCCGCGCATGTGCATGGGCTTCTCGCCGCCGCGCTGCGCGAGGGCAGGCTCGGCGAAAGCGGCAAGCGGATCACGGGGCTGAAGGTGGTGCTGCGCGAGAGCCCCGTCGCCTGGGCCGCTTTCGAAGGGCCTGTGGGCTAG
- a CDS encoding glycosyltransferase family 4 protein → MRLALVVPAPFSTVSGGYAYDRRIVAGLVARGHAVRVVELPGRFPLPDAAAEAAAWQALAERPEGELLLIDGLALPAFARFADAVASAGAAGLIHHPTPLETGLPEAEAALLREKESALLPVLSRLIATSRTTARELVCLGVPEARIAVVEPGTDEAPRAEGSRAAGCAILSVGACVPRKGHDLLLRALGRLSDLSWTLTIVGSLERDPVHARSLAALAEELGIAGRVTFAGEVDNAALAALWSGTDLFALATWYEGYGMAVAEALKRGIPVALTAGGAVAELAPPEASVIVPPGDWAALSRAMRRLVFDGELRRRMAEHAYAAGRRLPSWEDQADAFAAALAETPA, encoded by the coding sequence ATGCGGCTCGCCCTGGTCGTTCCCGCACCGTTCAGCACGGTCAGCGGCGGCTATGCCTACGACCGGCGAATCGTCGCAGGCCTCGTCGCGCGCGGCCATGCGGTGCGTGTGGTCGAGTTGCCCGGGCGTTTCCCGCTCCCTGACGCTGCCGCAGAGGCGGCCGCCTGGCAGGCGCTTGCAGAGCGTCCGGAGGGCGAGCTCCTGCTGATCGACGGCCTTGCCCTTCCGGCCTTCGCGCGGTTCGCCGATGCGGTCGCATCAGCCGGGGCGGCTGGGCTGATCCACCATCCCACACCGCTCGAGACCGGCCTGCCCGAGGCCGAGGCGGCACTCCTGCGCGAGAAGGAGTCGGCGCTCCTTCCCGTCCTGTCGCGGCTGATCGCGACGAGCCGAACCACCGCGCGAGAGCTCGTCTGCCTCGGCGTGCCCGAGGCGCGTATTGCCGTCGTCGAGCCGGGAACGGACGAGGCGCCGCGTGCGGAAGGCAGCCGTGCTGCAGGCTGCGCCATCCTCTCGGTCGGCGCCTGTGTGCCGCGCAAGGGCCATGACCTTCTTCTGCGTGCTCTCGGGCGGCTCTCCGACCTCTCCTGGACGCTGACGATCGTCGGCTCTCTCGAGCGCGACCCAGTCCATGCGCGCTCTTTGGCGGCTCTTGCCGAGGAGCTCGGCATCGCCGGCCGCGTCACCTTCGCCGGCGAAGTGGACAATGCCGCCCTCGCCGCCCTCTGGTCGGGCACCGATCTCTTCGCCCTCGCCACCTGGTACGAGGGCTACGGCATGGCGGTGGCGGAAGCGCTGAAGCGCGGCATCCCGGTTGCCCTCACGGCAGGGGGTGCGGTGGCCGAGCTCGCTCCCCCCGAGGCCTCGGTGATCGTTCCGCCAGGCGACTGGGCCGCGCTCTCGCGCGCGATGCGCCGGCTCGTGTTCGATGGCGAGCTGCGTCGCCGCATGGCCGAGCACGCCTATGCCGCCGGCCGCAGGCTGCCGAGCTGGGAAGACCAGGCCGATGCCTTTGCCGCTGCGCTCGCTGAGACTCCGGCATGA
- a CDS encoding class I SAM-dependent methyltransferase: protein MSEGFSAEWLARREPFDAVARSAALAARLADALPQRPRLLELGAGAGSLFRWLAPRIGRAQVWTMLDADGDLLEHGFARTAAWAETRGWTVTTPSGALIVHAPGGAWRIEARVADFGAGPEALPLAGHDAVVCSALMDLVSASWAARFVARLSVPFLACLTVDGRDRWRPPALGDRLVARSFARHMRRDKGFGPAMGQAAPQILVRLLRARGFEVATASSDWLIPRIARHLLTDMVEGHAAAAAEALPRAAARIATWREARLSAIARGRLSLVIGHRDLLALPTED, encoded by the coding sequence ATGAGCGAGGGGTTCAGCGCCGAGTGGCTCGCCCGTCGCGAGCCTTTCGATGCGGTTGCCCGCTCCGCCGCCCTCGCCGCGCGCCTCGCCGACGCCCTGCCACAGCGGCCGCGTCTGCTCGAGCTCGGGGCGGGGGCAGGCTCCCTGTTCCGCTGGCTGGCCCCGAGGATCGGCCGCGCTCAGGTCTGGACCATGCTCGATGCAGACGGCGATCTGCTCGAGCACGGCTTCGCGCGCACCGCTGCCTGGGCGGAGACGCGTGGCTGGACCGTCACCACACCATCCGGCGCGCTGATCGTTCACGCCCCGGGCGGCGCATGGCGGATCGAGGCGCGGGTTGCCGATTTCGGCGCCGGGCCTGAGGCTCTCCCGCTCGCGGGCCATGATGCCGTGGTCTGCTCGGCCTTGATGGATCTCGTCTCGGCGTCCTGGGCGGCACGCTTCGTCGCGCGTCTCTCCGTTCCCTTTCTCGCCTGCCTGACCGTCGATGGCCGCGACCGGTGGCGTCCGCCCGCTCTCGGCGACAGGCTCGTGGCGAGGAGCTTCGCGCGGCACATGCGACGCGACAAGGGGTTCGGGCCGGCGATGGGGCAGGCCGCGCCTCAGATCCTCGTGCGGCTTCTGAGGGCACGCGGCTTCGAGGTCGCCACCGCGTCGAGCGACTGGCTCATTCCGAGGATCGCCCGCCATCTTCTCACCGACATGGTTGAGGGGCATGCCGCGGCGGCCGCCGAAGCCCTGCCGCGCGCCGCGGCACGGATCGCGACGTGGCGGGAGGCGAGGCTCTCCGCCATCGCCCGTGGAAGGCTCTCGCTCGTCATCGGCCATCGCGACCTGCTCGCGCTTCCGACAGAGGACTGA